A region from the Drosophila takahashii strain IR98-3 E-12201 chromosome 2L, DtakHiC1v2, whole genome shotgun sequence genome encodes:
- the Snx6 gene encoding sorting nexin-32 isoform X2 produces MMDGTDDSNLLNSPSTNNGATMEIVSPTNPLANPPGAPGEGAPAPSGATNGSGSATSPDSSSSAPATPAVLGENALHVEISDALSEKEKVKFTVHTRTTLPGFAKKDNNVVRQHEEFVWLHDRIEENDDYAGYIIPPCPPRPDFDASREKLQRLGEGEGNMTKEEFKKMKSELEAEYLATFKKTVAMHEVFLRRLASHPVFRVDQHLKVFLEYDQDLCAKPRKKMAIFGGFVKSLGKTTDEILLSATVRDVNDFFENELQFLTEYHGHLREAAIRTEKMTQRHKDVGDSHQKISNALTQLSTTEKGNVETFVAKTAEIFERIKNLETRVASDQDLKLGDTLRYYQRDSDAAKALLIRRLRCLAAYETANRNLEKARSKNKDVHAAETAQAEACEKFESMSACGKEELIGFRNRRVAAFKKSLVELSELEIKHAKTQYEYLRQSLLALKEIA; encoded by the exons ATGATG GACGGCACGGATGACTCAAACCTGCTGAACAGTCCCTCCACGAACAACGGGGCCACCATGGAAATCGTCTCGCCCACAAATCCGCTGGCAAATCCGCCAGGAGCACCGGGCGAAGGAGCACCCGCCCCGAGTGGTGCCACCAATGGCAGCGGATCCGCCACCTCGCCGGacagctcctcctccgccccGGCCACGCCCGCCGTTCTGGGCGAGAACGCCCTCCACGTGGAGATCTCCGATGCGCTGAGCGAGAAGGAGAAGGTCAAGTTCACAGTCCACACCCGCACCACGCTGCCGGGATTCGCGAAAAAGGACAACAATGTGGTGCGCCAGCACGAGGAGTTTGTCTGGCTGCACGACCGCATCGAGGAGAACGACGACTACGCCGGCTACATT ATTCCGCCCTGCCCCCCGCGTCCGGACTTTGATGCCTCCCGCGAGAAGCTGCAGCGCCTGGGCGAAGGCGAGGGCAACATGACCAAAGAGGAGTTCAAGAAGATGAAGTCAGAGCTGGAGGC CGAGTACCTGGCCACGTTCAAGAAGACTGTGGCCATGCACGAGGTGTTCCTGCGCCGCCTGGCCAGTCATCCCGTCTTTCGCGTCGACCAGCATCTGAAGGTGTTCCTCGAGTACGACCAGGATCTGTGCGCCAAGCCGCGCAAGAAGATGGCCATCTTTGGCGGCTTCGTCAAGTCGCTGGGCAAGACCACCGACGAGATCCTGCTGAGCGCCACGGTGCGGGATGTCAACGACTTCTTTGAGAACGAGCTGCAGTTCCTCACCGAATACCATGGACATTTGCGCGAGGCTGCGATCAGGACGGAGAAAATGACGCAACGCCACAAGGATGTGGGCGATTCGCATCAGAAGATATCGAATGCGCTGACGCAACTCTCGACCACGGAGAAGGGGAACGTGGAGACGTTTGTGGCCAAGACGGCGGAGATATTCGAAAGGATTAAG AATCTGGAGACCCGAGTGGCCAGCGATCAGGATCTCAAGCTGGGCGATACCTTGCGCTACTACCAGCGAGATAGTGACGCTGCCAAAGCTCTACTCATCCGGCGCCTGCGATGCCTGGCCGCCTATGAGACGGCCAATCGAAACCTGGAGAAGGCCCGTTCGAAAAACAAGGATGTTCATGCG GCTGAGACTGCCCAGGCGGAGGCCTGTGAAAAGTTTGAATCCATGTCGGCCTGTGGAAAGGAGGAGTTGATCGGTTTCCGCAACCGACGGGTGGCTGCTTTCAAGAAGAG CCTCGTGGAGCTCTCGGAACTGGAGATAAAGCATGCCAAGACCCAGTACGAGTACTTGCGCCAATCGCTGCTGGCGCTCAAAGAGATTGCCTGA
- the Snx6 gene encoding sorting nexin-32 isoform X1, producing MMDGTDDSNLLNSPSTNNGATMEIVSPTNPLANPPGAPGEGAPAPSGATNGSGSATSPDSSSSAPATPAVLGENALHVEISDALSEKEKVKFTVHTRTTLPGFAKKDNNVVRQHEEFVWLHDRIEENDDYAGYIIPPCPPRPDFDASREKLQRLGEGEGNMTKEEFKKMKSELEAEYLATFKKTVAMHEVFLRRLASHPVFRVDQHLKVFLEYDQDLCAKPRKKMAIFGGFVKSLGKTTDEILLSATVRDVNDFFENELQFLTEYHGHLREAAIRTEKMTQRHKDVGDSHQKISNALTQLSTTEKGNVETFVAKTAEIFERIKNLETRVASDQDLKLGDTLRYYQRDSDAAKALLIRRLRCLAAYETANRNLEKARSKNKDVHAPLEVQEAETAQAEACEKFESMSACGKEELIGFRNRRVAAFKKSLVELSELEIKHAKTQYEYLRQSLLALKEIA from the exons ATGATG GACGGCACGGATGACTCAAACCTGCTGAACAGTCCCTCCACGAACAACGGGGCCACCATGGAAATCGTCTCGCCCACAAATCCGCTGGCAAATCCGCCAGGAGCACCGGGCGAAGGAGCACCCGCCCCGAGTGGTGCCACCAATGGCAGCGGATCCGCCACCTCGCCGGacagctcctcctccgccccGGCCACGCCCGCCGTTCTGGGCGAGAACGCCCTCCACGTGGAGATCTCCGATGCGCTGAGCGAGAAGGAGAAGGTCAAGTTCACAGTCCACACCCGCACCACGCTGCCGGGATTCGCGAAAAAGGACAACAATGTGGTGCGCCAGCACGAGGAGTTTGTCTGGCTGCACGACCGCATCGAGGAGAACGACGACTACGCCGGCTACATT ATTCCGCCCTGCCCCCCGCGTCCGGACTTTGATGCCTCCCGCGAGAAGCTGCAGCGCCTGGGCGAAGGCGAGGGCAACATGACCAAAGAGGAGTTCAAGAAGATGAAGTCAGAGCTGGAGGC CGAGTACCTGGCCACGTTCAAGAAGACTGTGGCCATGCACGAGGTGTTCCTGCGCCGCCTGGCCAGTCATCCCGTCTTTCGCGTCGACCAGCATCTGAAGGTGTTCCTCGAGTACGACCAGGATCTGTGCGCCAAGCCGCGCAAGAAGATGGCCATCTTTGGCGGCTTCGTCAAGTCGCTGGGCAAGACCACCGACGAGATCCTGCTGAGCGCCACGGTGCGGGATGTCAACGACTTCTTTGAGAACGAGCTGCAGTTCCTCACCGAATACCATGGACATTTGCGCGAGGCTGCGATCAGGACGGAGAAAATGACGCAACGCCACAAGGATGTGGGCGATTCGCATCAGAAGATATCGAATGCGCTGACGCAACTCTCGACCACGGAGAAGGGGAACGTGGAGACGTTTGTGGCCAAGACGGCGGAGATATTCGAAAGGATTAAG AATCTGGAGACCCGAGTGGCCAGCGATCAGGATCTCAAGCTGGGCGATACCTTGCGCTACTACCAGCGAGATAGTGACGCTGCCAAAGCTCTACTCATCCGGCGCCTGCGATGCCTGGCCGCCTATGAGACGGCCAATCGAAACCTGGAGAAGGCCCGTTCGAAAAACAAGGATGTTCATGCG CCTTTGGAGGTGCAAGAG GCTGAGACTGCCCAGGCGGAGGCCTGTGAAAAGTTTGAATCCATGTCGGCCTGTGGAAAGGAGGAGTTGATCGGTTTCCGCAACCGACGGGTGGCTGCTTTCAAGAAGAG CCTCGTGGAGCTCTCGGAACTGGAGATAAAGCATGCCAAGACCCAGTACGAGTACTTGCGCCAATCGCTGCTGGCGCTCAAAGAGATTGCCTGA
- the LOC108063148 gene encoding myb/SANT-like DNA-binding domain-containing protein 3 has translation MFNLSQMQKQTRKRGKNFVLSEEIKLLELLEPYKHIIDNKNSDAATCQLKKETWEKLAHLFSTQTGSKRTWRTLKDKYKNMNTKLKTEGTMIPRILKTEDFDPVSSCVSVVYEDSDPDNSLDNERQDYQDDGVENLTIQTDSIDQGPFYEIPEGNPPEVQTIKKKPPRRFIISKRNKKRLLDNEQITLIRLQQRFYYNENIRSGEKHRLELRSISLKNELLELEIEEKRRRIRNDQQN, from the exons ATGTTTAACCTTAGTCAAATGCAAAAGCAAACGCGAAAACGGGGCAAGAACTTTGTCCTCTCCGAAGAGATTAAGCTGCTGGAGCTCCTCGAACCCTATAAGCACATCATCGACAACAAGAATTCCGATGCGGCCACTTGCCAGTTGAAAAAGGAAACCTGGGAGAAGTTGGCCCACCTGTTCTCCACCCAAACTGGCTCGAAACGCACCTGGAGAACCCTGAAGGATAAATACAAGAACATGAACACCAAGCTCAAGACCGAGGGAACAATGATTCCCCGCATTCTTAAGACGGAGGACTTTGATCCAGTCAGCAGTTGTGTGTCTGTCGTGTATGAGGATTCCGATCCAGACAACTCATTGGATAACGAACGACAGGATTACCAAG ACGATGGGGTTGAAAACTTAACTATTCAAACAGATTCAATCGATCAG GGACCTTTCTATGAAATTCCCGAGGGGAATCCCCCAGAAGTCCAGACCATTAAGAAAAAACCACCAAGAAGATTTATTATAAGTAAACGGAACAAGAAGAGATTACTGGACAATGAGCAAATTACGTTGATTCGACTTCAGCAGAGGTTCTATTACAACGAAAACATAAGATCTGGGGAGAAACATCGCCTGGAGCTAAGGTCAATTAGTCTGAAGAACGAACTCTTGGAACTAGAAATAGAGGAGAAGCGTCGACGCATTAGGAATGatcaacaaaattaa
- the LOC108063150 gene encoding LOW QUALITY PROTEIN: vascular endothelial growth factor receptor 1-like (The sequence of the model RefSeq protein was modified relative to this genomic sequence to represent the inferred CDS: substituted 3 bases at 3 genomic stop codons) → MAVLLRRILLFLLLLVWISWSDALPHPSDSTDSCSGKNGAPLMTPCWSSIIMEDETTTILKCEGDEPISWWGSATNYPMDFKGYGFVNTADPKRPYGSSLTLSMLSADDVGTYYCVKDSELNKIADKSEEAMDELVNQGKASSIYVYVNDPDNKLVSTTSVVKALQYTDVVIPCKPAMPDTEVWLETNTDDKYSSKSVGRFDPKRGFTIEIRNFMDGGEYYCRPISPFPHNDEELTSIEVLFIDNGPVDSEFLHHKYTKYTKFYSXNLFNNVLETLSIYLSVALLANPSPLRRVSNKAKLSNIAAESNKDLPKPVIKTSVDHHVLTDTNFTLVCEQSAFVESLYGIEWQTPSVDKNRIRLSTTEIDPKTRNSTHQIGRRTLTVLNAKRSDSGIYKCITIDTNTYKNRNKQIQIYKTPDITHFVSYMIKVIEPNESHLNLFEPSGIYNVRKLANSTILMRAAFEGYPTPTFSWFKPDGSEVRHSEHNFNIISEESGTTLQVLNAQLQDSGTYILKATNSMGSVHREYNVSVIDGPNLSMSDVYVKVGTVGQLECTVRAYPSATVTFLFQPCRLQPNWPTCERNNQNFSIPSVREKYQFQSKPRPGKLSVESIYNVSFLPTEPGILTCIAENLVNGQTRRTCQKAHVLLGDVSENITIHGFDKHHKIVKGDYVNFTCEALAYYFDSNLVWLLNGTDLEESELVQIETSRTKYSYKSTIHISSIADSDQGTYECRAYDNRNISMYSSREISLSVNDPFAPVWVNNSLSTHSKIKRKLSEGVDLDCDSKAIPLATVRWYKDDKDLDAEILKYEYVTESNSTLRITNINPLAEGVYRCVVENRLNRIERTFTVVITDLPGISMAWVWFGVILVLILISLCLFLAIRYQREHRRHKELKKAGLANFEMGAVEHINPDLTLDEQAELLPYNRLFEFPPENLKLGNQLGAGAFGVVLKGEARGIRKEEPVTTVAVKMVKRTADNEVVRALVSELKIMVHLGQHLNVVNLLGAVTKNIAKRELMVIVEYCRFGNIQNFLLRNRKCFINQISPDSDEIDPSISENFGLQRDANGGGLKYVHTYVNEPHSNYTQPPPHRRNLDNVPRSGTRAGEVRSGSXYYILDYLNXQELSEISDSFSFVEKIGNIMSNTFMQPTYNTDSLDPMTVTTVDLISWAFQVARGMDYLSSKKVLHGDLAARNILLCENNVVKICDFGLARSMYRTDNYKKSKGGKLPVNWLALESLGDHVFSTYSDVWSYGIVLWEMFSLAKVPYPGIEPNDLFNKLNDGYRMEKPPYANQELYEIMLECWRKNPESRPLFAELEMRFGNMLGEDVANHYLDMNNPYIESNVEYMKTQSTDYLALMGSPDEVAPAAPRFVNKGIVPKIHIDEQAPEEIPSRCPPKSRRSREGISKSRSH, encoded by the exons ATGGCTGTGCTCCTGAGGAGAATTCTGCTGTTTCTGCTTCTGTTGGTTTGGATCTCGTGGAGCGATGCAC TACCGCATCCCAGTGACAGTACCGATAGCTGCAGCGGCAAGAACGGAGCTCCCCTGATGACGCCCTGCTGGAGTTCCATTATTATGGAAGATGAGACAACCACTATTCTAAAATGTGAGGGCGACGAGCCGATCAGCTGGTGGGGCAGCGCAACTAACTATCCGATGGATTTTAAGGGGTATGGGTTTGTAAATACTGCAGATCCGAAGCGACCATATGGGTCCAGCCTAACACTCTCCATGTTGTCGGCTGATGACGTGGGTACCTATTATTGCGTGAAAGATTCCGAGCTTAACAAGATCGCTGATAAGTCGGAGGAGGCGATGGACGAGCTGGTCAACCAGGGAAAGGCCAGCTCCATTTACGTGTACGTAAACGACCCAGACAATAAGTTGGTGTCCACCACCAGCGTGGTGAAAGCCTTGCAATACACCGACGTGGTCATACCCTGTAAACCAGCGATGCCTGACACTGAAGTGTGGCTAGAAACCAATACTGATGAT AAATATTCCAGCAAATCTGTCGGTCGGTTCGATCCGAAACGGGGATTCACCATCGAAATCCGCAACTTCATGGATGGCGGCGAGTACTACTGTCGTCCAATCTCACCCTTCCCGCATAACGATGAGGAGCTTACCAGCATAGAAGTGCTCTTTATTGATAATGGTCCAGTTGATAGTGAGTTCCTCCACcacaaatatacaaaatacacaaaattcTATAGCTAGAATTTGTTTAACAATGTCTTAGAGACATTGTCTATCTATCTGT CTGTAGCATTGCTGGCAAACCCCAGTCCTTTGCGAAGGGTATCTAATAAAGCTAAACTTTCTAACATTGCCGCAGAAAGCAACAAAGACCTTCCAAAGCCCGTGATCAAGACATCTGTGGATCACCACGTCCTTACGGACACCAACTTCACCCTCGTTTGCGAACAGTCCGCCTTCGTTGAATCCTTATACGGAATCGAGTGGCAGACACCGTCTGTCGATAAG AATCGCATTAGATTAAGCACCACAGAAATCGACCCCAAGACAAGAAACAGCACTCACCAGATTGGCAGGAGAACTCTAACGGTTTTGAATGCCAAGCGTTCAGACTCCGGTATATACAAGTGTATAACAATAGATACAAACACatacaaaaacagaaacaaacagatacaaatatataaaacccCGGATATTACACACTTTGTCAGCTACATGATCAAAGTTATAG AACCAAACGAAAGCCATCTAAACTTGTTCGAGCCCTCTGGCATTTACAACGTCCGAAAACTGGCCAACAGTACGATCCTGATGAGGGCCGCCTTCGAGGGATATCCAACGCCCACCTTCAGCTGGTTCAAGCCCGACGGTTCGGAGGTGCGACATTCGGAGCACAACTTCAATATCATCTCCGAGGAGTCGGGTACAACGCTTCAGGTGCTGAATGCCCAGTTGCAGGACAGCGGCACCTACATCCTGAAAGCCACCAATTCCATGGGGAGCGTGCATCGGGAGTACAACGTCAGTGTGATAGATGGTCCAAACCTGAGCATGTCGGACGTCTACGTCAAGGTGGGAACAGTGGGGCAACTGGAGTGCACCGTTCGGGCCTATCCTTCGGCTACAGTCACCTTCCTTTTCCAACCCTGTAGACTTCAACCCAATTGGCCCACTTGCGAAAGGAACAATCAGAATTTCAGC ATACCGAGTGTACGGGAGAAATATCAG TTTCAGTCCAAGCCGAGACCTGGAAAACTAAGTGTGGAAAGTATTTACAACGTATCCTTCCTACCCACGGAGCCGGGAATCCTCACTTGCATCGCCGAAAACCTGGTAAATGGACAGACAAGAAGGACATGTCAGAAGGCTCATGTGCTGCTGGGCGATGTTTCCGAGAACATTACCATACATGGCTTCGATAAGCATCACAAGATCGTGAAAGGGGATTATGTGAACTTCACCTGCGAGGCCCTGGCCTATTACTTTGACAGCAATCTTGTGTGGCTACTCAATGGCACTGATTTGGAGGAGTCCGAAC ttGTTCAAATCGAGACTAGTCGCACCAAGTACTCCTACAAGAGCACTATACATATATCTTCAATCGCCGACAGCGATCAAGGAACCTACGAGTGCCGGGCCTACGATAACAGAAATATCTCCATGTACAGCAGTCGCGAGATATCCTTGAGCGTCAACGATCCTTTTGCTCCTGTGTGGGTGAATAACAGCTTGAGTACCCACTCGAAAATAAAGCGAAAATTGAGCGAAGGCGTGGATTTGGATTGCGACTCGAAAGCCATTCCCTTGGCCACGGTGCGTTGGTACAAGGACGACAAGGATCTGGACGCAGAGATCTTGAAATACGAATACGTCACAGAAAGTAATTCCACGCTGCGAATTACGAACATCAATCCATTGGCCGAAGGCGTCTACAGGTGTGTGGTGGAGAACCGGTTAAACAGAATCGAGAGGACCTTCACGGTGGTCATTACGG ATCTACCTGGCATCAGCATGGCTTGGGTATGGTTCGGTGTGATTCTCGTCCTCATCCTGATCAGCCTGTGCCTCTTCCTGGCCATTCGATACCAGAGGGAGCACAGGAGGCACAAGGAGCTGAAGAAAGCTGGTTTGGCCAACTTCGAAATGGGTGCCGTGGAACACATTAATCCCGACCTGACCCTGGACGAGCAGGCGGAACTCCTGCCCTACAATAGGTTATTCGAGTTCCCGCCAGAGAACTTGAAGCTGGGCAATCAGCTGGGAGCCGGAGCCTTTGGCGTGGTGCTCAAAGGAGAGGCCAGGGGAATCCGAAAGGAGGAGCCTGTCACCACGGTGGCGGTCAAGATGGTCAAGCGAACGGCAGACAACGAGGTGGTGAGGGCACTGGTCTCCGAGCTTAAGATTATGGTCCATCTGGGCCAGCACTTGAATGTGGTCAATCTCCTGGGAGCCGTCACCAAAAATATTGCAAAGC GCGAACTTATGGTCATTGTTGAGTATTGTCGCTTTGGCAATATTCAGAACTTCCTTCTGAGGAACAGAAAGTGCTTTATCAACCAAATCAGTCCGGATTCCGATGAAATAGATCCCAGCATTTCCGAAAACTTCGGCCTACAACG CGATGCGAATGGTGGTGGCTTGAAGTACGTCCACACGTACGTCAATGAACCGCACAGCAATTACACGCAACCGCCACCTCACCGCAGGAACTTGGACAATGTTCCTCGATCGGGCACCCGAGCCGGTgag gtccgatccggttcaTAATACTATATACTAGACTACCTGAATTAGCAAGAACTTTCAGAAATATCCGATAGCTTTAGTTTTGTAGAAAAAATTGGAAACATAATGTCCAATACCTTCATGCAACCCACTTACAATACAGACTCATTGGACCCGATGACAGTGACCACCGTTGACTTAATCAGCTGGGCATTCCAAGTGGCCCGTGGCATGGATTACCTGTCCTCGAAGAAGGTGTTGCACGGTGATCTGGCCGCCAGAAATATTCTTCTCTGTGAGAACAATGTCGTAAAGATTTGCGACTTTGGTCTGGCTAGATCCATGTATCGAACGGATAACTACAAAAAGTCAA AGGGTGGCAAACTGCCCGTTAATTGGCTGGCGCTGGAGTCACTGGGCGATCATGTATTTAGCACCTACAGCGACGTTTGGTCCTACGGAATTGTCCTCTGGGAGATGTTCTCACTGGCAAAGGTTCCTTATCCGGGCATAGAACCCAACGACCTGTTCAACAAACTGAACGATGGCTACCGCATGGAGAAGCCGCCGTATGCCAATCAGGAGCTCTACGAGATTATGCTGGAGTGCTGGCGGAAGAA TCCTGAGAGCAGACCTTTGTTCGCTGAGCTGGAGATGCGTTTTGGCAATATGCTGGGCGAAGATGTAGCAAAT CACTACCTAGACATGAACAACCCGTACATCGAGAGCAACGTGGAGTACATGAAGACCCAGTCTACGGATTACCTGGCCCTCATGGGATCCCCCGACGAAGTGGCGCCCGCCGCTCCGCGCTTTGTGAATAAAGGAATTGTGCCCAAAATCC ACATCGATGAACAAGCTCCGGAGGAGATACCCAGCCGCTGTCCACCGAAAAGTAGAAGAAGCAGAGAAGGTATTAGCAAGTCAAGGAGCCATTAG